The Rhea pennata isolate bPtePen1 chromosome 7, bPtePen1.pri, whole genome shotgun sequence genome contains a region encoding:
- the OPN4 gene encoding melanopsin, with product MNSQRIQREISCSSEDPSCTKIVESLNAWNDSEANAYKRVDLPLRAPTMTAQDVPRAFPTVDVPDHAHYTIGAVILTVGITGTLGNFLVIYAFCRSRSLQTPANIFIINLAVSDFLMSITQSPFFFTNSLHKRWIFGEKGCELYAFCGALFGITSMITLTVIALDRYFVITKPLASIGVMSKKKALIILVGVWLYSLAWSLPPFFGWSAYVPEGLLTSCSWDYITFTPSVRAYTMLLFCFVFFIPLITIIYSYIFIFEAIKKANKSVQTFGCKHGNKEFQKQYQRMKNEWKMAKIALIVILLYVISWSPYSVVALVAFAGYSHIITPFVNSIPAVIAKASAIHNPIIYAIGHPKYRTAIATYVPCLGSLLRVSPKDSRSFSRYPSSRRFTITSQSSEISAPQKGKRRLSSVSDSESGCTDTETGITTVISRPPSRQFSYEMVKDTNQTSDMRAKPKAKSHDSGIFEKTFVDSDDISMVDLNVTEYTATPATGESLNGIGLRKGESHQRPSAAQIPSIIITYSNGQGVELPSEYSSGFLYPKMKSHSQKKNSSS from the exons ATGAATAGTCAGCGCATTCAAAGGGAGATCTCTTGTTCCTCTGAGGACCCCAGCTGCACCAAAATTGTGGAGTCCCTCAATGCATGGAATGACTCAGAAGCCAATGCCTACAAACGGGTGGACCTGCCTCTCAGAGCCCCGACA ATGACCGCACAAGATGTTCCTCGTGCCTTTCCAACAGTGGATGTCCCAGACCATGCCCATTACACGATTGGAGCAGTCATTCTTACAGTGGGAATCACTGGAACTCTGGGTAATTTCTTGGTCATCTATGCTTTCTGCAG GAGTAGGAGCCTTCAAACGCCAGCCAACATATTCATCATCAATCTAGCTGTTAGTGACTTCCTGATGTCCATTACACagtctccattttttttcaccaaCAGTCTCCACAAACGCTGGATTTTTGGTGAGAAAG GCTGTGAGCTGTATGCCTTCTGCGGAGCTCTTTTTGGCATTACATCTATGATCACTTTGACGGTGATTGCCCTGGACAGGTATTTTGTCATCACAAAACCTCTGGCTTCTATTGGAGTGATGTCTAAGAAGAAGGCACTAATAATCCTGGTAGGAGTCTGGCTGTACTCTTTGGCTTGGAGTCTCCCACCATTCTTTGGATGGA GTGCATATGTTCCTGAGGGTCTGCTGACTTCCTGTTCCTGGGACTACATAACTTTCACACCATCAGTCCGTGCCTATAcaatgctgcttttctgctttgtctttttcattcctttgaTTACTATCATATACAGTTACATATTTATCTTTGAGGCCATCAAGAAGGCCAACAA GTCTGTTCAGACATTTGGATGCAAACACGGAAATAAAGAGTTTCAGAAACAGTATCAGAGGATGAAAAATGAGTGGAAGATGGCCAAAATTGCACTGATAGTCATCTTGCTTTATGTCATTTCCTGGTCACCATACTCTGTTGTTGCTTTGGTAGCTTTTGCCGG GTATTCCCACATCATAACACCGTTCGTGAACTCCATACCAGCTGTGATTGCCAAAGCTTCTGCCATCCACAACCCCATCATTTATGCCATCGGTCACCCCAAATACAG AACAGCCATTGCAACGTATGTTCCCTGCCTTGGATCCCTGCTGAGAGTTTCCCCTAAAGACTCCCGGTCTTTCAGCAGGTATCCCTCCTCCAGACGATTCACCATTACCAGCCAGTCTTCCGAGATAAGCGCgccacagaaaggaaaaaggcgACTATCTTCTGTCTCAGACAGTGAATCC GGCTGTACTGATACAGAAACTGGTATTACCACTGTGATCTCCAGACCTCCTAGCAGACAGTTTTCCTATGAAATGGTAAAAGACACAAATCAAACTAGTGACATGAGAGCCAAACCTAAAGCAAAAAGCCATGATTCTGGGATTTTTGAGAAG ACATTTGTAGATTCTGATGACATATCCATGGTGGATCTGAATGTCACAGAGTACACTGCTACACCTGCT ACAGGTGAAAGCCTGAATGGTATTGGACTAAGAAAAGGAGAGTCTCACCAGAGACCATCTGCAGCCCAGATACCCAGCATTATAATAACATACAGCAATGGCCAAGGAGTAGAGCTACCTTCTGAATATAGCTCTGGTTTCCTGTACCCTAAGATGAAGAGCCACAGCCAGAAAAAGAACTCCAGCAGCTAA